GATTTTCCCAGAAGACACTGCGCCATGGGCAAAGCCTGGTCGGAGACCATCGCATCCTCCATCATCAAAAAATCAGGGTAAGATTTCAAAATTTCGTTAAGAGGCGATCATTGAAGCTCTGAGCGATCGCCCCTGAGCTATTGATGGTCGGAGTATGAATGCAGTCGAAATCGAAGAAGCCGTTTCCCGGTTAGCTGAATCCCCCTTTGACCCAAAGGAGTTTCCGTTCGCGTTTCTGGAGGCGTTTGGGAATAAGGCTACGACGATCAAGCGGCTAAAAAGCAATAGCTCGAATCAATCGGATCTACCCGGCGGTGTCCTCCAGCGCAACAATATTCATTTGAAGGTGTGTGCTGAGGGGGAGGTGGGCGCGACGCTGACGGCATTGCGGGATAGCCCAGCGACGGCGCGGCAGAAGGTGAAGTTTATCCTCGCGACCGACGGCACCAGTTTTGAGGCGGAAAACCTGGCGGATGCCGAAACCATCGCCTGTGCCTACCCCAACTTTGCCGACCACTTCGGGGTTTTTTCTGGCGTTAGCGGGCATCACGACGGTCAAGCAGATTCGGGAAAATGCCTTTGATATCAAGGCGACGGGGCGGCTGAATCGTCTCTACATCGAACTGCTGAAAGATAACCCTGACTGGGACACGGACGATCGCCGGGAAGCGATGAACCACTTCATGGCGCGGTTGATCTTCTGCTTTTTTGCGGAGGATACGAATATTTTCCACGGCGATCGCCTGTTCACTGCCACCGTGCAGCAGATGAGCGCCAGTGATGCCTCGAATACCCATGAAGTGCTGTCGGAGATTTTTCGGGCGATGGCGACACCGCTAAAGGATCGGCCGGCAGCGGGAATTCGCAATTGGGCGAATGGGTTTCCCTATGTGAATGGGGGGCTGTTTAGCCCTCATCCTGTCCCTCATCCCCTAACCCCTTCTCCCAAGCAGGGAGAAGGGGGATCGGACAATCTGGCTCCCCTCTCCCAGAACGAGAGAGGGGCGAGGGGTGAGAGTCTTCAGGCTGGCGAAGAGGGACAAGACGGCGAATATTGGGAAATTTCCCCTGCGCTCAGGCAAAAAATGACTGAAGTTGCCCGCCAATTTCGCAAAGAACCTACTC
This genomic stretch from Neosynechococcus sphagnicola sy1 harbors:
- a CDS encoding endonuclease domain-containing protein; its protein translation is MPTTSGFFLALAGITTVKQIRENAFDIKATGRLNRLYIELLKDNPDWDTDDRREAMNHFMARLIFCFFAEDTNIFHGDRLFTATVQQMSASDASNTHEVLSEIFRAMATPLKDRPAAGIRNWANGFPYVNGGLFSPHPVPHPLTPSPKQGEGGSDNLAPLSQNERGARGESLQAGEEGQDGEYWEISPALRQKMTEVARQFRKEPTHSEAILWQALRGRKLEGRKFRRQQPIGAFIVDFFCGAERLIVEVDGAVHDSQKEADRQRQELLESLGLRVVRVSSELVATRLDDALAVVRQAFSPHPLT
- a CDS encoding type IIL restriction-modification enzyme MmeI, whose translation is MNAVEIEEAVSRLAESPFDPKEFPFAFLEAFGNKATTIKRLKSNSSNQSDLPGGVLQRNNIHLKVCAEGEVGATLTALRDSPATARQKVKFILATDGTSFEAENLADAETIACAYPNFADHFGVFSGVSGHHDGQADSGKCL